In the Caballeronia sp. NK8 genome, GACCAACAGCGCGCCGACTGGCAAGCGGACCCGCACGCCGCGTTCGATGCATGGCTCGCCCAGCAGTCGTTCCGGGCGTCATCGGCGGATGTCTATCGTGCGCAATGGGGCAATTTTCTCGAGTGGCTCGCCGCGAAGCGCGCGACCTTGCATACCGTGCAGCGCCCCGTCATCGAGCAATTCGTCGCGCAACTGGATATTCGTCGTCCGCAGCGCATGCGCTACCTGAGGCTGATCGAACGCGTGCTGGATCACGTGCGGGAAGTGGAATCGGCGGCGACGAACCCGGCGCGCTTCATCGCGCAGGACGGCAACGCCGCGTGGCGCAAAGCGCGCGACAACGAGCCGACCGGTTTTCTCACTCACGACGAACGCGCGCTGCTCGTCGCGCATCTGTTTTCGCCGGTTGGCGCGCTTGCGGCCGGACAGCGCTGGCGCGAGCGGCGCGACCGGGCGCTGGTTGCGGTGTTTCTGGGCGCCGGCGTGAAAACCGGCGAAGCAGCACAGTTGAAGGTCGATTGCTACGCGGCGGGCGCGCCGTACATCACCGTCGACGCGTCGAATCCGCTGCTGATCCGGCAGGCGCGTCTCGCGCCGTTCGCCGTCGAGTTGCTCGACAACTGGATCAGCGAGCGCAAGACGGCGGAGCTCGCGGGCGAACTGCTGTTTCCGGCCGCGCCCTCAGGCCGCCCGATGCACAAGGCGACGATGCTGCGTGCAATCGACGCGGTCGTGGCCGCCTCGGGAATTGCCGCTTCGCGCGTCGCGCGGGCGAGTCCGCAAACTCTGCGCAATACCTACGCGGCGGAGCTGTTCGAAGACGGAACGGACCCCGATCGCGTCGGGCAGTGGCTCGGATTCCAGCAGATGATCTCGGTTCACCGGCTGCATCGCGCGTGGCAGGAATGGATGGGTGAGCAAATACGGGAGCGGGATATCGCTCGGGCGCGCGTCAGCGCGAATCAGGATGCCGACGCGCAGGGTCCAATCGATGATCCCGAAAACGCTCACCTTTGATCGCAAGTTGGCCGCGTCGCCCGGT is a window encoding:
- a CDS encoding tyrosine-type recombinase/integrase, whose amino-acid sequence is MPNTSDLFDQQRADWQADPHAAFDAWLAQQSFRASSADVYRAQWGNFLEWLAAKRATLHTVQRPVIEQFVAQLDIRRPQRMRYLRLIERVLDHVREVESAATNPARFIAQDGNAAWRKARDNEPTGFLTHDERALLVAHLFSPVGALAAGQRWRERRDRALVAVFLGAGVKTGEAAQLKVDCYAAGAPYITVDASNPLLIRQARLAPFAVELLDNWISERKTAELAGELLFPAAPSGRPMHKATMLRAIDAVVAASGIAASRVARASPQTLRNTYAAELFEDGTDPDRVGQWLGFQQMISVHRLHRAWQEWMGEQIRERDIARARVSANQDADAQGPIDDPENAHL